From the Salmo trutta chromosome 2, fSalTru1.1, whole genome shotgun sequence genome, one window contains:
- the LOC115150638 gene encoding neutrophil cytosol factor 2 isoform X3, which translates to MEKVDLWDEAVACFERGDSAAALGTFLDIQEKNSKIFFNIGCLHLINKNLDAAEKALDSCIGKDEHLAVAFFQRGLTFYKKERFEESFADFQHAFKELRGNQLIDYKPLGLRYKLYACEVLHNMALAHAQLGQWEKAKENLLTALNLRTEAKLSHIDRGLECILKQKLFEPVKVPAKVLFKPNKNYVAELEKKDYLGKAKVVSSIVFQDEFSGFAPLQPQVEDVPTRPKAPEVLRALEGEPHTVLFEFVPETSDELAVVPGNIVFVLNKGSDNWASVIFNERRGLVPYNFLERLEITLSSKQDQDGTDKDDIPAPPRREPPNRPQRNSAASATENQSIGDTKTESEEFSDHSLCVVKVHFTYTIAICMVPGLPYTTTLEKISNKLGLPATAITLSYAQIDSGKKVIDENTRMEDVWSCVHNGRLTLWCDLKEGMSEELQSQTHLMALHSYESSTPEDLEFHQGDTILLLSKVNEDWFEGQCNGKIGIFPASFVEEVPMKDK; encoded by the exons ATGGAAAAAGTAGACTTG TGGGATGAGGCAGTGGCCTGTTTCGAACGCGGGGATTCCGCAGCTGCCCTTGGAACATTTCTGGACATCCAGGAAAAGAACTCCAAAATCTTTTTCAACATTGGCTGCCTACATTTGATCAATAAGAACCTAGATGCAGCTGAAAAG GCTTTGGACAGTTGTATCGGAAAGGATGAACACTTGGCTGTTGCATTCTTTCAAAGGGGGTTGACATTCTACAAAAAAGAAAG GTTTGAGGAGTCTTTTGCTGATTTCCAACATGCCTTCAAGGAGTTGAGGGGGAACCAGCTGATTGACTACAAACCTCTTGGTCTGAGATACAAATTATATGCTTGTGAG GTACTGCACAACATGGCGCTGGCCCATGCTCAGCTGGGTCAGTGGGAGAAAGCCAAGGAGAACCTCCTGACTGCTCTGAATCTCAGGACCGAGGCCAAACTCAGCCACATCGACAGAGGTCTGGAGTGCATCCTG AAGCAGAAGCTGTTTGAGCCAGTTAAGGTCCCGGCGAAAGTGCTGTTCAAGCCAAACAAGAACTATGTGGCTGAACTGGAGAAGAAGGACTACCTGGGCAAGGCTAAG GTTGTTTCTTCCATCGTCTTCCAGGATGAGTTCTCTGGCTTTGCTCCGTTACAGCCACAG GTTGAAGATGTTCCTACCAGACCAAAAGCGCCTGAAGTTCTGAG GGCTCTGGAGGGAGAGCCTCACACTGTCCTCTTTGAGTTTGTCCCTGAGACAAGTGATGAGTTAGCTGTGGTGCCTGGCAACATTGTCTTTGTGCTGAACAAAGGATCTGACAACTGGGCCTCTGTCATCTTCAATGAGCGA AGGGGGCTTGTTCCTTATAATTTCCTGGAGCGTTTGGAAATAACCTTATCATCTAAGCAAGATCAG GATGGGACAGACAAGGATGACATCCCAGCGCCACCTAGACGAGAACCACCGAACAGACCTCAGAGAAATTCTG CAGCTTCTGCTACTGAAAATCAGAGCATTGGGGACACAAAAACAGAG AGTGAAGAGTTTAGTGACCATTCACTCTGTGTAGTGAAAGTGCACTTCACTTACACCATAGCAATCTGCATGGTGCCTGGACTTCCCTACACAACCACTCTGGAGAAAATCAGTAACAAACTGGGCCTCCCTGCCACAGCAATCACCTTGAG CTATGCCCAAATAGATTCTGGTAAAAAAGTGATTGATGAGAACACAAGGATGGAAGATGTTTGGAGCTGTGTCCACAATGGTCGTTTAACACTGTGGTGTGATCTCAAAGAG GGCATGAGTGAGGAGCTGCAAAGCCAGACTCACCTGATGGCGCTTCATTCCTATGAGTCTTCAACTCCAGAGGATCTTGAGTTCCATCAAGGAGATACCATCTTACTTCTCTCCAAAG TCAATGAAGACTGGTTTGAGGGACAGTGCAACGGAAAGATTGGCATATTCCCGGCATCCTTTGTGGAAGAAGTTCCTATGAAAGATAAATAA
- the LOC115150638 gene encoding neutrophil cytosol factor 2 isoform X1, producing MTFVNTLKQWDEAVACFERGDSAAALGTFLDIQEKNSKIFFNIGCLHLINKNLDAAEKALDSCIGKDEHLAVAFFQRGLTFYKKERFEESFADFQHAFKELRGNQLIDYKPLGLRYKLYACEVLHNMALAHAQLGQWEKAKENLLTALNLRTEAKLSHIDRGLECILKQKLFEPVKVPAKVLFKPNKNYVAELEKKDYLGKAKVVSSIVFQDEFSGFAPLQPQVEDVPTRPKAPEVLRALEGEPHTVLFEFVPETSDELAVVPGNIVFVLNKGSDNWASVIFNERRGLVPYNFLERLEITLSSKQDQDGTDKDDIPAPPRREPPNRPQRNSAASATENQSIGDTKTESEEFSDHSLCVVKVHFTYTIAICMVPGLPYTTTLEKISNKLGLPATAITLSYAQIDSGKKVIDENTRMEDVWSCVHNGRLTLWCDLKEGMSEELQSQTHLMALHSYESSTPEDLEFHQGDTILLLSKVNEDWFEGQCNGKIGIFPASFVEEVPMKDK from the exons ATGACATTTGTGAACACTCTCAAACAGTGGGATGAGGCAGTGGCCTGTTTCGAACGCGGGGATTCCGCAGCTGCCCTTGGAACATTTCTGGACATCCAGGAAAAGAACTCCAAAATCTTTTTCAACATTGGCTGCCTACATTTGATCAATAAGAACCTAGATGCAGCTGAAAAG GCTTTGGACAGTTGTATCGGAAAGGATGAACACTTGGCTGTTGCATTCTTTCAAAGGGGGTTGACATTCTACAAAAAAGAAAG GTTTGAGGAGTCTTTTGCTGATTTCCAACATGCCTTCAAGGAGTTGAGGGGGAACCAGCTGATTGACTACAAACCTCTTGGTCTGAGATACAAATTATATGCTTGTGAG GTACTGCACAACATGGCGCTGGCCCATGCTCAGCTGGGTCAGTGGGAGAAAGCCAAGGAGAACCTCCTGACTGCTCTGAATCTCAGGACCGAGGCCAAACTCAGCCACATCGACAGAGGTCTGGAGTGCATCCTG AAGCAGAAGCTGTTTGAGCCAGTTAAGGTCCCGGCGAAAGTGCTGTTCAAGCCAAACAAGAACTATGTGGCTGAACTGGAGAAGAAGGACTACCTGGGCAAGGCTAAG GTTGTTTCTTCCATCGTCTTCCAGGATGAGTTCTCTGGCTTTGCTCCGTTACAGCCACAG GTTGAAGATGTTCCTACCAGACCAAAAGCGCCTGAAGTTCTGAG GGCTCTGGAGGGAGAGCCTCACACTGTCCTCTTTGAGTTTGTCCCTGAGACAAGTGATGAGTTAGCTGTGGTGCCTGGCAACATTGTCTTTGTGCTGAACAAAGGATCTGACAACTGGGCCTCTGTCATCTTCAATGAGCGA AGGGGGCTTGTTCCTTATAATTTCCTGGAGCGTTTGGAAATAACCTTATCATCTAAGCAAGATCAG GATGGGACAGACAAGGATGACATCCCAGCGCCACCTAGACGAGAACCACCGAACAGACCTCAGAGAAATTCTG CAGCTTCTGCTACTGAAAATCAGAGCATTGGGGACACAAAAACAGAG AGTGAAGAGTTTAGTGACCATTCACTCTGTGTAGTGAAAGTGCACTTCACTTACACCATAGCAATCTGCATGGTGCCTGGACTTCCCTACACAACCACTCTGGAGAAAATCAGTAACAAACTGGGCCTCCCTGCCACAGCAATCACCTTGAG CTATGCCCAAATAGATTCTGGTAAAAAAGTGATTGATGAGAACACAAGGATGGAAGATGTTTGGAGCTGTGTCCACAATGGTCGTTTAACACTGTGGTGTGATCTCAAAGAG GGCATGAGTGAGGAGCTGCAAAGCCAGACTCACCTGATGGCGCTTCATTCCTATGAGTCTTCAACTCCAGAGGATCTTGAGTTCCATCAAGGAGATACCATCTTACTTCTCTCCAAAG TCAATGAAGACTGGTTTGAGGGACAGTGCAACGGAAAGATTGGCATATTCCCGGCATCCTTTGTGGAAGAAGTTCCTATGAAAGATAAATAA
- the LOC115150638 gene encoding neutrophil cytosol factor 2 isoform X2: MTFVNTLKQWDEAVACFERGDSAAALGTFLDIQEKNSKIFFNIGCLHLINKNLDAAEKALDSCIGKDEHLAVAFFQRGLTFYKKERFEESFADFQHAFKELRGNQLIDYKPLGLRYKLYACEVLHNMALAHAQLGQWEKAKENLLTALNLRTEAKLSHIDRGLECILKQKLFEPVKVPAKVLFKPNKNYVAELEKKDYLGKAKVVSSIVFQDEFSGFAPLQPQVEDVPTRPKAPEVLRALEGEPHTVLFEFVPETSDELAVVPGNIVFVLNKGSDNWASVIFNERRGLVPYNFLERLEITLSSKQDQDGTDKDDIPAPPRREPPNRPQRNSASATENQSIGDTKTESEEFSDHSLCVVKVHFTYTIAICMVPGLPYTTTLEKISNKLGLPATAITLSYAQIDSGKKVIDENTRMEDVWSCVHNGRLTLWCDLKEGMSEELQSQTHLMALHSYESSTPEDLEFHQGDTILLLSKVNEDWFEGQCNGKIGIFPASFVEEVPMKDK, from the exons ATGACATTTGTGAACACTCTCAAACAGTGGGATGAGGCAGTGGCCTGTTTCGAACGCGGGGATTCCGCAGCTGCCCTTGGAACATTTCTGGACATCCAGGAAAAGAACTCCAAAATCTTTTTCAACATTGGCTGCCTACATTTGATCAATAAGAACCTAGATGCAGCTGAAAAG GCTTTGGACAGTTGTATCGGAAAGGATGAACACTTGGCTGTTGCATTCTTTCAAAGGGGGTTGACATTCTACAAAAAAGAAAG GTTTGAGGAGTCTTTTGCTGATTTCCAACATGCCTTCAAGGAGTTGAGGGGGAACCAGCTGATTGACTACAAACCTCTTGGTCTGAGATACAAATTATATGCTTGTGAG GTACTGCACAACATGGCGCTGGCCCATGCTCAGCTGGGTCAGTGGGAGAAAGCCAAGGAGAACCTCCTGACTGCTCTGAATCTCAGGACCGAGGCCAAACTCAGCCACATCGACAGAGGTCTGGAGTGCATCCTG AAGCAGAAGCTGTTTGAGCCAGTTAAGGTCCCGGCGAAAGTGCTGTTCAAGCCAAACAAGAACTATGTGGCTGAACTGGAGAAGAAGGACTACCTGGGCAAGGCTAAG GTTGTTTCTTCCATCGTCTTCCAGGATGAGTTCTCTGGCTTTGCTCCGTTACAGCCACAG GTTGAAGATGTTCCTACCAGACCAAAAGCGCCTGAAGTTCTGAG GGCTCTGGAGGGAGAGCCTCACACTGTCCTCTTTGAGTTTGTCCCTGAGACAAGTGATGAGTTAGCTGTGGTGCCTGGCAACATTGTCTTTGTGCTGAACAAAGGATCTGACAACTGGGCCTCTGTCATCTTCAATGAGCGA AGGGGGCTTGTTCCTTATAATTTCCTGGAGCGTTTGGAAATAACCTTATCATCTAAGCAAGATCAG GATGGGACAGACAAGGATGACATCCCAGCGCCACCTAGACGAGAACCACCGAACAGACCTCAGAGAAATTCTG CTTCTGCTACTGAAAATCAGAGCATTGGGGACACAAAAACAGAG AGTGAAGAGTTTAGTGACCATTCACTCTGTGTAGTGAAAGTGCACTTCACTTACACCATAGCAATCTGCATGGTGCCTGGACTTCCCTACACAACCACTCTGGAGAAAATCAGTAACAAACTGGGCCTCCCTGCCACAGCAATCACCTTGAG CTATGCCCAAATAGATTCTGGTAAAAAAGTGATTGATGAGAACACAAGGATGGAAGATGTTTGGAGCTGTGTCCACAATGGTCGTTTAACACTGTGGTGTGATCTCAAAGAG GGCATGAGTGAGGAGCTGCAAAGCCAGACTCACCTGATGGCGCTTCATTCCTATGAGTCTTCAACTCCAGAGGATCTTGAGTTCCATCAAGGAGATACCATCTTACTTCTCTCCAAAG TCAATGAAGACTGGTTTGAGGGACAGTGCAACGGAAAGATTGGCATATTCCCGGCATCCTTTGTGGAAGAAGTTCCTATGAAAGATAAATAA